A genomic region of Catalinimonas niigatensis contains the following coding sequences:
- a CDS encoding cell division ATP-binding protein FtsE: MEESSYVFDNKPVLQVSNACIFQEHRVVLEDVHFSVEKGEFVYLVGRTGSGKSSLLKTLYADLPLKLGEVEIAGYNIKNIKASEIPYLRRRLGIIFQDFQLFADRTVDENLFFVMKATGWKDRSKMKKRLSDVLMRVGLGSSGTKMPHQLSGGEQQRVVIARALINEPILLIADEPTGNLDPQVSSGILDLFREINRSGTTVLMATHNYQFIKEFPSRVLKCENSKLLDSQKEDFELLTYL; encoded by the coding sequence ATGGAGGAATCTTCTTACGTTTTTGATAATAAACCTGTATTACAAGTCAGCAATGCCTGCATCTTCCAGGAGCATAGAGTGGTCTTGGAAGATGTGCATTTTAGTGTAGAGAAAGGGGAGTTTGTGTATCTGGTAGGAAGAACTGGTAGTGGTAAAAGCTCTTTACTGAAAACGCTCTATGCCGATCTTCCTCTCAAATTAGGAGAAGTAGAAATTGCCGGATATAATATTAAAAATATTAAAGCTTCGGAAATCCCCTATTTACGCCGTCGTTTGGGTATTATTTTTCAGGATTTTCAGCTTTTTGCAGATCGTACTGTTGATGAAAACCTTTTCTTTGTGATGAAGGCCACCGGATGGAAAGACAGGTCAAAAATGAAGAAAAGGCTTAGTGATGTACTTATGAGGGTAGGGCTGGGTTCTTCAGGTACCAAGATGCCCCATCAGCTTTCAGGGGGAGAGCAACAAAGGGTAGTCATTGCCCGCGCCCTGATCAACGAACCTATTTTACTGATTGCCGATGAGCCTACCGGAAACCTGGACCCTCAGGTTTCATCTGGTATTCTTGATCTCTTCCGCGAAATCAACCGCAGTGGCACAACCGTGTTGATGGCTACCCATAACTATCAGTTTATCAAGGAATTTCCCTCCAGAGTGCTTAAGTGTGAAAATAGCAAACTGCTGGATTCACAAAAAGAAGATTTTGAACTCCTAACCTATCTTTAG
- the fsa gene encoding fructose-6-phosphate aldolase: protein MEFFIDTANLDEIREAYDLGVLDGVTTNPSLMAKEGVTGHDNIIQRYKDICNIVDDNVSAEVIATEFDEIYKEGMALAKIDDKIVVKVPMIRDGVKAIKKFTSEGIRTNCTLIFSPGQAILAAKAGASYVSPFIGRLDDIAIDGVALIEQIVNIFQNYAYETQVLAASVRHTMHLIQCAEVGADVATCPLSVITGLLKHPLTDAGLEKFLSDYKKGNKAVTAHS from the coding sequence ATGGAATTTTTTATTGACACTGCAAACCTTGACGAAATACGCGAAGCCTATGACTTAGGTGTACTTGACGGCGTAACGACTAATCCTTCCCTGATGGCAAAAGAAGGTGTGACTGGCCATGACAATATCATTCAACGCTACAAAGACATCTGTAATATTGTGGATGACAATGTGAGTGCTGAAGTAATTGCCACAGAATTTGACGAGATTTACAAAGAAGGCATGGCTCTGGCTAAGATTGACGATAAAATTGTGGTCAAAGTCCCTATGATCAGAGACGGTGTAAAAGCCATTAAGAAATTTACTTCTGAAGGAATTCGCACTAATTGTACTTTGATATTTTCTCCCGGACAAGCTATTCTTGCTGCCAAAGCAGGTGCTTCGTATGTCTCTCCTTTTATAGGACGCTTAGACGATATAGCCATAGATGGAGTAGCTCTTATTGAACAAATTGTAAATATATTTCAGAATTATGCTTATGAAACCCAAGTGCTTGCTGCCTCTGTAAGGCATACCATGCATCTGATCCAATGTGCTGAAGTAGGTGCAGATGTAGCTACTTGCCCTTTGAGCGTAATTACCGGTTTATTGAAACATCCATTGACAGATGCCGGGCTGGAGAAATTTCTCAGCGATTATAAAAAAGGAAACAAAGCCGTTACTGCTCATTCATAA
- a CDS encoding AsmA family protein, with product MKKRAVKRWVWGILGSVLLIVLLGQALLLFFGDEIFKESILLGFRRYSEQAFEPGKRPTLDFDNLSINVFTGNLSVTGLYYAGYLNIDADQDAQADHIKLSVPEADIKGVKFLDLYNHQQLRLKEIRFNQPEIQFLRARKTDTNRPTPKESIQILARNLQGHLSEYLNSVSFNSFKIWDGNVFITQQNAATDISSSNISNKFHAQHVNFSLYDFLLDSSSLGQNDRIFFTKDIDIQLGDYQLLLSDSSYLLKADTLGFSTKHKRIYLKELQMLPVSSGNDLRVHIPEISLTEIDWRDLYFDSLLVANQLVFTEPSITLQILHDSLKARTFHRLDVLHPDSLYQKISTKLSKLQINDIVFDSASLQVHRYGKDTLELLKIEDANLLLTHVELDSVLGKDSLSMVLPADSVTLDIGKLKLYLPDQRHYFTAESASLQTDSYRNFGCDVYFDAVMFKAGVDSLEELLLAPPSKPLAYEVNISSASFFGIQLETMTRDKAALLDSILITSPKVKIANFAPQSVGKQASGRFQYQSQVMEEVPESIKSLLYDWSNAQLNLSPIIAPGDSSALFQWLKAGKLQIDSGQFQIIKAKDDLSGFTQITSIDTFYATLDTISIDHLDKDSAFVFEDSKVAVLASDMDIFLKNSRFLLPGQKGEGGTLNVEAARISTLSEEAYFKNIRFLTNPNNPPSTEVWLDKMYIPYVKFNKIDLKKIYQEQQAGFAFLAVYSPQIILNYKENDQPKRELRFDIEELYPQLSSYLNKLSVPSARINNAKLLLQKISKKGIEPLFAAQKLDVHLKGFYLDSLTHMSRVRPFYADVLDVKAQDYQWNFYPEDETYPLLGLKGGEIHYNSYEGQLDMGKLNMITNIPKGSDLHNLQIYCEKIMADDIDPYRLIHDQLLQVGRLIITKPSYQVEERTKSKHAHQDEILVWQSLQPDLNKLLNTNLRNIHLRYVNVEKGKLSYLRRFAADTLSFVSVDSVEFKARNIRVNHQKNRHLHNILYADEIDFNFFTDHLLINRGGNKHKVTLRHAYFSSRDSHLRVGKLQISPPKEVFNLEENTHIAFNTTNLHLRGLDFKKAYLYGDFNVQQLNINHADSKVYLAVKQTDAKDSTASIHEVISPYLKKLNIEEIIFPESSLEIYDKKTRKISFTSPKLKANISNFYLDQTRLDKQISSITDSKQTPSERMFFAEDVSISIQDYSRSLDDGLYLLSADVIKIESAARKIGISGLKLQPQLSRSQFLKKFEYNKSLAHLYVDQIELNEVDFEEMLKKKNVIVGRVDVYEPTLEIFRDNQLPRDETKRPGLHQELLFNLDHLVNIHQLQIIDGLITYAERAEDAEKDGVITFEALNATGANLTNDPAAVKDSVVTMLDVTALVLGEGKLKTSFRFPLASKSLKFYINGTLDKMDLTKFNQILEPVAFVHIKEGVNQEMRFNFSGDREKSTGTMIFRYNNLSVQMIDREKGNTGFDEKLGSFIANAFVLKANNPKAVFLRIGNISYQRDPSKAMFHYWWQSILSGVKSSIGIDKNMEKTKDFADLKND from the coding sequence ATGAAGAAGCGAGCTGTAAAAAGGTGGGTATGGGGTATCTTAGGATCAGTCCTGCTGATTGTCTTGCTGGGACAGGCATTGCTTCTGTTTTTTGGTGATGAAATTTTTAAAGAATCCATATTACTGGGTTTTAGACGCTATAGCGAGCAGGCATTTGAACCTGGTAAACGCCCCACCCTTGATTTTGATAACCTAAGCATCAATGTTTTTACCGGGAACTTATCAGTAACCGGGCTTTATTATGCAGGCTATTTGAATATAGATGCTGATCAGGACGCACAAGCTGATCATATCAAACTGTCTGTGCCTGAAGCTGATATAAAAGGAGTGAAATTTCTTGATCTTTATAACCACCAACAGTTACGATTAAAAGAAATACGCTTTAATCAACCTGAAATACAATTTCTCAGGGCCAGAAAGACAGATACAAACCGGCCAACTCCAAAAGAATCAATCCAAATATTAGCCCGCAATCTCCAGGGGCATCTTAGTGAGTATTTGAATTCAGTATCATTTAACTCATTCAAAATTTGGGATGGAAACGTGTTTATTACCCAGCAAAATGCTGCTACCGATATTTCCTCATCAAATATCAGTAATAAATTTCATGCTCAGCATGTCAATTTCAGTTTATACGATTTCCTGCTGGACTCTTCTAGCCTGGGGCAAAATGACAGGATTTTCTTTACCAAAGATATTGATATTCAGCTAGGAGATTATCAACTCCTTCTCTCTGACAGCTCTTATTTGCTAAAGGCAGATACATTAGGCTTTTCTACCAAACATAAAAGGATCTACCTGAAAGAACTACAAATGTTACCGGTTTCATCAGGAAACGATCTGCGGGTGCACATTCCGGAGATAAGTCTAACCGAGATTGATTGGCGTGATTTGTACTTTGACAGCCTTTTGGTAGCAAATCAATTAGTCTTTACTGAACCTTCCATTACACTCCAGATTCTTCATGATAGCCTCAAGGCCAGAACATTTCATCGTTTGGATGTGCTGCATCCGGATAGCCTCTATCAGAAGATATCCACCAAACTGAGCAAATTGCAAATCAATGACATTGTTTTTGACAGCGCCAGCCTGCAAGTGCATCGGTATGGAAAAGATACATTGGAGTTGTTAAAAATTGAAGACGCAAATTTGTTGCTGACGCATGTTGAATTAGACTCAGTTCTAGGCAAGGATTCTTTGAGCATGGTATTACCAGCAGATTCTGTAACCTTAGATATAGGTAAACTCAAACTCTATCTGCCGGATCAGAGACATTATTTTACAGCCGAAAGCGCTTCATTGCAAACAGACAGTTACAGGAATTTTGGCTGTGATGTATATTTTGACGCTGTCATGTTTAAGGCAGGCGTTGACTCCCTGGAAGAGTTACTTTTGGCGCCTCCATCCAAACCTCTGGCATATGAAGTGAATATTTCATCAGCCTCTTTTTTTGGGATACAGTTAGAAACGATGACCAGGGATAAAGCGGCCTTGTTGGATAGCATACTTATCACAAGCCCTAAGGTAAAGATTGCAAACTTTGCTCCACAATCTGTAGGAAAGCAGGCTTCCGGCAGATTTCAATACCAGTCACAGGTTATGGAAGAAGTACCGGAGAGTATTAAATCACTGCTCTACGATTGGAGCAATGCGCAATTGAACCTGTCACCCATCATCGCGCCGGGAGATTCTTCGGCATTATTTCAATGGCTTAAGGCCGGGAAGCTACAGATTGATTCAGGGCAGTTTCAGATAATCAAGGCTAAAGATGATTTAAGCGGATTTACACAGATTACCTCTATAGATACTTTTTACGCCACTTTAGATACAATTAGTATAGATCATCTGGACAAAGATTCAGCTTTTGTATTTGAAGATAGTAAAGTAGCTGTACTTGCTTCGGATATGGACATTTTTCTAAAGAACAGTAGGTTTTTACTTCCTGGACAGAAAGGAGAAGGAGGAACATTAAATGTAGAAGCCGCCAGGATTTCAACGCTTTCCGAAGAAGCGTACTTTAAAAATATTCGCTTCCTGACCAATCCAAATAATCCTCCTTCCACAGAAGTGTGGCTGGACAAAATGTATATCCCTTATGTGAAGTTTAATAAGATAGATCTCAAAAAAATATATCAGGAGCAACAAGCAGGATTTGCCTTTCTGGCTGTGTATTCACCCCAAATAATACTTAATTATAAGGAGAACGATCAACCTAAAAGAGAGCTTCGTTTTGATATTGAAGAACTCTATCCACAACTATCTTCTTATCTGAATAAGCTTTCAGTCCCTTCAGCCAGAATAAACAATGCGAAGCTTTTGCTTCAGAAGATAAGCAAAAAGGGTATAGAGCCTTTATTTGCTGCTCAAAAGCTAGATGTACATTTGAAAGGTTTTTATCTTGATTCCCTTACTCATATGAGTCGCGTTCGTCCTTTTTATGCAGATGTGTTAGATGTTAAGGCGCAAGATTACCAATGGAATTTTTATCCGGAAGACGAAACCTATCCGTTACTCGGATTGAAAGGAGGGGAAATTCACTACAATTCATACGAAGGACAACTGGATATGGGTAAGCTTAACATGATTACCAATATTCCTAAAGGTTCTGATTTGCATAATTTGCAAATATATTGCGAAAAAATTATGGCTGATGATATTGATCCTTATCGTCTGATACATGATCAGCTATTACAAGTAGGAAGGTTGATCATCACCAAACCTTCTTATCAGGTAGAGGAGAGGACAAAATCAAAGCATGCCCATCAGGACGAAATACTTGTCTGGCAATCATTACAACCCGATCTGAATAAGCTTTTGAACACAAACCTGCGAAACATTCATCTGCGTTATGTGAATGTAGAAAAAGGAAAGCTTAGCTATTTGCGAAGGTTTGCTGCTGATACTTTAAGCTTTGTAAGTGTGGATTCTGTAGAATTTAAAGCGCGTAATATCAGAGTAAACCACCAAAAAAACAGGCATCTGCATAATATTTTATATGCTGATGAAATTGATTTTAATTTTTTTACGGATCATTTGTTAATAAACAGAGGAGGAAATAAACATAAAGTGACGCTTAGACATGCTTATTTTTCAAGCAGGGATTCACATTTAAGAGTAGGAAAATTACAGATCAGCCCGCCTAAAGAGGTCTTTAATCTAGAAGAAAATACACATATCGCTTTCAATACTACAAATCTTCATCTGCGGGGGCTGGATTTTAAAAAAGCTTACTTGTATGGTGATTTCAATGTGCAACAGCTTAATATCAACCATGCTGATTCAAAAGTATATCTGGCTGTAAAGCAAACTGATGCCAAGGATAGTACTGCTTCTATTCATGAGGTGATTTCTCCTTATCTGAAAAAACTGAATATTGAAGAAATTATCTTTCCGGAAAGCAGCCTGGAAATTTATGATAAAAAGACCAGAAAGATCAGCTTTACCTCACCAAAACTAAAAGCGAACATTTCAAATTTTTATCTAGACCAAACACGTCTTGACAAGCAAATTTCTTCTATTACCGATTCAAAGCAGACTCCTTCGGAACGGATGTTCTTTGCTGAAGATGTAAGTATCAGTATTCAGGATTATAGCCGTAGTCTGGATGATGGTCTCTATCTTTTGTCAGCAGATGTAATTAAAATTGAGTCAGCTGCCCGGAAAATAGGTATCAGTGGACTCAAACTACAACCTCAACTTAGTAGGAGCCAGTTTCTGAAAAAATTTGAATACAATAAGTCTTTGGCTCATTTGTATGTGGATCAAATAGAATTGAATGAAGTTGATTTTGAGGAAATGCTGAAGAAAAAAAATGTTATTGTGGGGCGGGTGGATGTCTATGAACCTACACTTGAAATATTCAGGGACAATCAGTTACCCAGGGATGAAACTAAACGTCCTGGACTTCATCAGGAACTACTTTTTAATTTGGATCATCTGGTTAATATTCATCAACTCCAAATTATAGACGGACTGATTACTTATGCGGAAAGAGCAGAGGACGCAGAAAAAGACGGAGTAATCACTTTTGAAGCGTTGAACGCTACTGGAGCAAATCTCACAAATGATCCAGCGGCCGTAAAGGATAGTGTGGTTACCATGCTGGATGTCACGGCTTTAGTGTTGGGTGAAGGTAAATTGAAGACATCATTCAGATTTCCTTTGGCAAGTAAATCCCTGAAATTTTATATTAATGGAACGCTGGATAAAATGGATCTGACCAAGTTTAACCAAATACTGGAGCCAGTAGCCTTTGTACATATTAAAGAAGGAGTAAATCAGGAGATGCGCTTTAATTTTTCGGGAGACCGGGAGAAAAGTACAGGTACTATGATCTTCAGATACAACAACCTGAGTGTACAAATGATTGACCGGGAAAAAGGAAATACCGGATTTGATGAGAAACTTGGTTCATTTATCGCCAATGCATTTGTACTTAAGGCAAACAACCCTAAAGCCGTTTTTTTAAGAATAGGAAATATCTCTTACCAAAGAGATCCATCCAAAGCCATGTTCCATTACTGGTGGCAAAGCATACTTTCAGGCGTAAAATCAAGCATTGGAATTGATAAAAACATGGAAAAAACCAAGGATTTTGCTGACTTAAAAAATGATTAA
- a CDS encoding fructose-6-phosphate aldolase: MYIIKVKGKAKIPDYIQLRDDNFVLVAYFRADRELKKLEKYGLDGKDEILKEIIERLPYGKLQKLEV; encoded by the coding sequence ATGTACATTATCAAAGTAAAGGGTAAGGCAAAAATCCCTGATTATATTCAGCTACGCGATGATAATTTTGTGCTGGTAGCCTATTTCCGGGCTGACCGTGAGTTGAAAAAACTGGAAAAATACGGTCTGGATGGAAAGGATGAAATACTTAAGGAGATTATTGAGCGTTTGCCTTACGGAAAACTACAAAAGCTGGAAGTCTAG
- a CDS encoding SusD/RagB family nutrient-binding outer membrane lipoprotein: protein MKLYNTFKIISLAWALIVLAGACTDDFEEINTNPNYPTSVDPQYLLPHALQESVDNYWGNKTRNQRLNFDHAMSWIGYLTRNIYENEGDNYNVQPSVNITNWEVFYTDGMINFQKIADLSGPDAENPNANYQGIGIGMKAWLGSLLTDVWGAIPYTEAVSGTAEEAINSPAYDSQEAAYAAIIADLAEANTLLSTDGPGINGDILFDGDILMWKKFFNSLRFKLLNRQAHKVASSASEMQAMLADPATYPMIESSEETAQLMYGSLPTVNPWNDILIQQGRTDWNINSMLVDKLEALNDPRLEVYVIPGSLVDEISGHPSGLPTEIATTYLGYSATINPDVFAQTTSPAVLMSHAELLFTQAEAAVDGDISGDAQALYEAGIAAAFDQYSLDVPAGYLTAAGPATKENIMTQKWIALFGQGIEAWTEYRRTGFPVMPAADPNAQFQNDGVLPTRLVYPSTEYSLNETNVEAGAALNGGSDDMKTKLWWVE from the coding sequence ATGAAATTATATAATACTTTTAAGATAATATCATTGGCCTGGGCACTGATCGTGCTGGCTGGTGCTTGTACGGATGATTTTGAGGAGATCAATACCAACCCTAATTATCCTACATCGGTAGATCCTCAGTACCTTTTGCCTCATGCCCTTCAGGAAAGTGTAGATAATTACTGGGGTAACAAGACACGTAACCAACGCCTTAATTTTGACCATGCCATGTCATGGATAGGCTATCTGACCCGTAATATTTATGAGAATGAAGGGGATAACTATAATGTGCAGCCTTCTGTCAATATTACCAACTGGGAAGTATTCTACACTGATGGTATGATCAACTTTCAGAAGATAGCGGATTTGTCAGGTCCTGATGCTGAGAACCCTAATGCAAACTATCAGGGGATTGGTATAGGTATGAAAGCCTGGCTAGGTTCTCTCCTGACCGATGTGTGGGGGGCAATTCCTTATACAGAAGCAGTATCAGGAACAGCAGAAGAAGCAATCAATTCTCCCGCTTATGACTCTCAGGAAGCAGCATATGCAGCCATTATTGCAGATCTAGCCGAGGCCAATACCTTACTAAGTACAGATGGCCCCGGTATTAATGGGGATATACTTTTTGACGGTGATATTCTGATGTGGAAAAAGTTTTTTAACTCTTTGCGCTTTAAGTTATTGAACAGACAGGCGCATAAAGTTGCTTCTTCTGCCAGTGAGATGCAGGCCATGCTGGCTGATCCTGCAACATATCCCATGATAGAAAGCAGTGAAGAAACGGCCCAGTTGATGTACGGTTCACTACCCACTGTTAATCCCTGGAATGATATCCTTATACAGCAGGGACGTACCGACTGGAATATCAATAGTATGCTAGTAGATAAGTTAGAGGCGCTAAACGATCCCCGTCTGGAAGTATATGTCATACCGGGTTCTCTGGTAGATGAGATCAGCGGACATCCCAGTGGTTTGCCTACTGAAATTGCGACCACCTATCTGGGTTATAGTGCTACCATCAATCCTGATGTTTTTGCCCAAACTACTTCGCCCGCTGTACTGATGAGTCATGCCGAGTTGCTTTTCACCCAGGCTGAAGCCGCAGTAGATGGAGATATTAGTGGTGATGCCCAGGCCTTGTACGAGGCAGGCATAGCCGCTGCCTTTGATCAGTACAGTCTGGATGTTCCTGCCGGTTATCTGACGGCTGCGGGACCTGCTACTAAAGAAAATATCATGACGCAAAAGTGGATTGCACTCTTCGGTCAGGGTATTGAAGCCTGGACAGAATACAGAAGGACGGGTTTCCCGGTGATGCCTGCGGCTGATCCTAATGCACAGTTTCAGAATGATGGTGTATTACCAACCCGGTTGGTGTATCCTTCTACCGAATACTCGCTTAATGAAACCAATGTAGAAGCCGGTGCTGCACTAAATGGTGGGTCAGACGATATGAAAACCAAACTCTGGTGGGTAGAATAA